The following are from one region of the Amycolatopsis sp. QT-25 genome:
- a CDS encoding amino acid adenylation domain-containing protein codes for MLHVTRTSPPGRVATNFPCTQRDVHRRQVPDGVIFYRKRGLVAVRRENTLELSAAQRGIWFAQRLSPGNPMFTIAQYLDIDGAVVHPALTAAIRHVLRETEALRLRFTEVDGEPRQFLAPLGEWSLPVVDLSAEADPEGAAQEWLRTDLAVSPEVFGEHLFAATLLRLGPARCFLYQRVHHLLVDGYGAALVLTRIADGYRAHQRGDRLEPAGFGSLEDLLAEDSAYSTSERNRADARYWQERFADRPEATVLTDSTAPMDSGFLQHRGRLDVAEAENLRAAARESRTDWAPFVIAAAAAFLHRTTGERDVVLGLPVTARRTPLLRTTPAMVSNVVPLRLRVTPSTTMADLVKQTSREVRNALKHQRHRSEDLRRNLGLPRDQRLHGPTVNILPFDPRIEFGSHGAALHNLSVGPVDDLSIVCQGISPEHGLQVTFDANPRRYDQATLAGHHERFLRLLRAAIADPATPLARIELLTDDERDLVLNRWNATSTGTAPTTLPELFAQQVTRSSGQVAVSDGTNTYTFAELDARVGQLARVLAHLGTEAGRIVAVALPRSADTITALLAVTRAGGVYLPLDVTHPPERLAALLVDANPALVIAHSETEALLPRADLVLDRLDLASETGADPQALRPADLAYLIHTSGSTGKPKAVAVEHRALVNLFGSHRRRLFPAGRAAAGKDVLRVAHLSGVAFDAAWDPVLWLLDGHELRMVPDSVRLDPEACARYLADEAIDAIETTPSYVRQLLASGLLARSGRHPRLLALGGEPVDPALWAELSAGTRLLAVNLYGPTEATVDSVMAAVQAHREPVIGTPVDNVRAYVLDSALRPVAPGVPGELYLAGAGLARGYHERTALTAERFVADPFGGSGERLYRTGDLVRWSRQGALEFLGRTDDQVKIRGFRIEPGEVQAALTGYPDVTQAAVVVHGCGDTTRLTAYVVSDTDPASLRFRLAERLPSHLVPQTVVPVPTLPLTPNGKLDKAQLPEPSAVTSGRAPATDAEKQLCAIFAGSLDVIEVGVDDDFFDLGGHSLLATRAVGRIRAELGVEVAIRDLFEASTPARLADRLSARDVAHRPVLASGARVAREPLSYAQQRLWFLDRLNPGAADYLMPIALRLTGTVDVTALRLALSDVVTRHESLRTIFGEHDGEPYQRILPPEAAGITLDTENVTAGSLDDRLAEEAVRGFDLAIETSLRATLLRQSAIEHVLLLVVHHIAGDGWSFGPLAHDLAVSYQRRSAGEGTGLPPLAVQYADYARWQRALLGDEKLVSEQLAHWTTTLSDLPAELPLPADRPRPTAPTGTGATVPVRLPRRVHTALTDIAVQQNASLFMALHAGFAATLAKFGAGDDIVIGTPVAGRTEPALEDLIGFFVNTLVLRTDLSGDPTFTELIRRARDADLAAFEHQDLPFDRVVEELAPERIPGRNPLFQVLFTLQNNPAPVVELAGLRIEAGQAATTTTAKFDLSLTLTEHHDTDGAPAGISGELEFGTDLFDRATAERLTRGLVTLLENMVTRPDASLRTAPVLADDEQARLLARSAGHRRPVPAGTLPELLGAAATRHPERIAVVGTDRRLTFADLDERATRLAGVLTARGAGPGQVVAVALPRSADTVVALLAVLRAGAVYLPIDIEYPADRIAYLLADAQPALLIGTSDTTARVPGAGATVLLDDEDMLNGEKRPPVAPMPEDAAYLLYTSGSTGLPKGVEVAHRSLVNLLESHRTGVFGPATAAAGRGVLRVAHTAGVAFDASWDPILWLADGHELHVLDDDTRRDPEALLGYFDRERIDAMETTPSYARQLLAMGLLTAVHRPTVLALGGEAVDAALWRDLAGHPGVLAFNFYGPTESTVDSVVTRITGSRAPVIGTGIANVGTYVLDAALRPVPAGVTGELYLDGTGLARGYRGRPALTAERFVANPFSGDGARMYRTGDRVRWTADGDLEFAGRADDQVKIRGFRVEPGEIEAFLTGTGAASAAAVIVDRTPAGAERLVGYVTPGTADVAELRRLAADALPGYMVPQVIVALPELPLTPNGKLAKAKLPDPGLGIGVPARRTSTGLEAELCEVFANVLGVAEVGPDDDFFALGGHSLLVTRLVSRLRSRFGREVAIRTVFEAATPATLASRIGDGPAPRARLRRRERPDRVPLSFAQRRMWFLDSFEGTGAGYHIPMVLRLRGTLDRAALAAALRDVVERHESLRTVFPVADGVPHQRLVPMAEIPADLPLLRPGTTGLTETIAAYAATPFTLETDLPLRAALMPVAEDEHLLVLVAHHIASDGWSTAPLAADLAAAYTARLDGLRADLSPLPVQYADYALWQQESLGSEEDTESPLRRQLAYWRDTLSGLPEELTLPHDRPRPAESSYTGGIVRLDVPAEIHARLADFAATEGASLFMVLHAGLATLLSRLGGGTDVPIGTPVAGRTDEQLDDLVGFFVNTLVLRTDLSGTPGFTELVRRVRTADLAVFDHQDVPFERVVEEVAPARTLNRHPLFQVMFTLQNTAPVRLELPGLEVSVAEHAEVAAAKFDLSLSLAERRDDAGNPAGLSGTIEYSADLFDRETAVRIGGWLRKLLEAALDDPARPVAELDLLSTGEVEAVLETWNDTRRALPPETITTAFERRAGESTAVVAADGTLTTSELSADANRLARLLRQRGIGAGHTVAVAVPRSVATMVALLGVLKSGAAYLPIDLTYPADRIAYMLADSAPTVVLTMSDVDGLPSVGERLVLDAPRTRAALTGFRDEDLSDAERLRPLSARQPAYVIYTSGSTGRPKGVVVEHRSLTNLLRHHEEMVFAPAANRLGDRRLRVALTAAVAFDASWDPVLWMIAGHELHIVDDDIRRDAGALVEYLRDERIDAIETTPSYLRQLMAAGLFEGGHRPAVVALGGEAVDDGLWTRLRAEPGLTAYNFYGPTESTVDSIVAAMGERDRPGIGKPVHNTRAYVLDTRLRPVPAGVPGELYLSGTGVARGYLNQTRLTAERFVADPYGGTGARMYRTGDLARWSDDATLEFLGRADDQVKLRGFRIEPGEIAALLEADPAVAEAAVVLKGAEPATRRLVAYIVPAATVPSPDRLRDRLAGQVPEYMVPSAFVRIDRLPLTSNGKLDQRALPEPVDPGTGSRGPRSPREDLLCKLFAEALGLPRVGIDDGFFELGGHSLLASGLITRVRAAFGVDLPIRRLFEHPTVAGLAARLDAGADGGDLDVLLPLRTTGNRPPLFCVHPASGLSWSYSGLLNHLDPEQPLYGLQSRKLTDPGYAPASISEIAAGYVEHIRSIQPHGPYHVLGWSFGGNLAHEVVAQLEAAGEEIGLLTVLDAYPQAPQDGLDTADEAEMFAALLHNQGHPVPAGVRLDRASVLEHYRQIGNPLGSLTEDALGGMIGAFVSQARLMGDFVPHPVDADVLFFTATRDRDPHGPVLADWMPYLSGDVENHDVDVVHAQLTQPEALARIGPILAERLADRQPRPDQPRAKTGK; via the coding sequence GTGCTACATGTCACCCGGACCAGTCCACCCGGTCGAGTGGCGACGAATTTCCCGTGCACTCAGAGAGATGTTCACCGGCGTCAAGTGCCGGATGGGGTCATCTTCTATCGGAAGCGGGGTCTCGTGGCAGTCAGGCGCGAAAACACACTGGAATTGTCCGCCGCACAGCGGGGAATCTGGTTCGCTCAACGACTCTCCCCGGGTAACCCGATGTTCACCATCGCGCAATATCTCGATATCGACGGTGCGGTCGTCCACCCCGCCCTGACCGCGGCGATCCGCCACGTACTACGAGAAACCGAGGCCCTGCGGCTGAGATTCACCGAAGTGGACGGAGAGCCTCGGCAGTTCCTCGCGCCACTGGGCGAATGGTCGCTTCCCGTCGTCGATCTGAGCGCCGAGGCGGATCCTGAGGGCGCCGCTCAGGAGTGGTTGCGCACGGACCTCGCGGTATCGCCGGAGGTGTTCGGGGAGCACCTTTTCGCCGCGACGTTGCTGCGCCTCGGTCCCGCACGTTGTTTCCTGTACCAGCGGGTCCACCATCTCTTGGTGGACGGCTACGGAGCGGCGCTGGTGCTCACCCGGATCGCCGACGGCTACCGCGCGCACCAGCGTGGCGATCGCCTGGAGCCGGCCGGTTTCGGTTCTCTGGAAGATCTGCTGGCCGAAGACAGCGCCTACTCGACGTCCGAACGAAACCGTGCGGACGCGCGGTACTGGCAGGAACGGTTCGCCGATCGCCCGGAAGCCACTGTGCTCACCGACTCGACCGCCCCGATGGACAGTGGTTTCCTCCAGCATCGCGGCCGGCTCGACGTCGCGGAGGCGGAGAATCTGCGCGCCGCCGCGCGAGAGTCCCGCACCGACTGGGCACCCTTCGTCATCGCGGCCGCCGCCGCGTTCCTGCACCGGACGACCGGCGAGCGCGATGTGGTGCTGGGCCTGCCGGTGACCGCCCGCCGTACACCGTTGCTGCGCACGACTCCGGCGATGGTGTCGAACGTGGTTCCGCTGCGCCTGCGCGTGACCCCGTCGACCACGATGGCCGACCTGGTCAAGCAGACTTCACGCGAAGTGAGAAACGCGCTCAAGCACCAGCGCCATCGCTCCGAAGACCTGCGTCGTAACCTCGGCTTGCCTCGAGACCAACGGCTGCACGGTCCGACGGTCAACATCCTCCCGTTCGATCCGCGAATCGAATTCGGCTCGCACGGTGCGGCGCTGCACAACCTCTCGGTCGGCCCGGTCGACGACCTGTCGATCGTGTGCCAAGGCATCTCCCCCGAGCACGGTCTCCAGGTCACCTTCGACGCGAACCCTCGCCGCTACGACCAGGCCACCCTCGCCGGTCACCATGAGCGATTCCTCCGCCTGCTGCGAGCGGCCATCGCGGACCCCGCAACGCCGCTGGCGCGGATCGAACTGCTCACCGACGACGAACGCGACCTCGTGCTGAACCGGTGGAACGCCACCTCGACGGGAACAGCACCGACGACCCTGCCCGAGTTGTTCGCCCAGCAGGTGACACGGTCCTCCGGCCAGGTCGCCGTGAGCGACGGCACGAACACCTACACCTTCGCCGAACTCGATGCCCGGGTCGGGCAACTCGCCCGCGTCCTCGCTCACCTCGGCACCGAAGCGGGCCGGATCGTCGCCGTGGCCCTGCCCCGGTCCGCGGACACGATCACCGCGCTGCTGGCAGTCACTCGGGCCGGTGGGGTTTATCTGCCGTTGGACGTGACCCATCCGCCCGAGCGGCTCGCCGCACTGCTGGTGGACGCGAACCCGGCTCTCGTCATCGCCCACAGTGAGACCGAAGCCCTGCTCCCCCGGGCCGATCTGGTCCTCGATCGCCTTGACCTGGCAAGTGAAACCGGCGCCGATCCGCAGGCTCTCCGGCCTGCCGATCTCGCCTACCTGATCCACACCTCCGGTTCGACCGGCAAGCCGAAGGCGGTCGCCGTCGAGCATCGGGCGCTGGTCAACCTCTTCGGGAGTCACCGGCGCCGACTGTTCCCGGCGGGCCGCGCCGCCGCCGGCAAGGACGTGCTGCGCGTGGCTCATCTGTCCGGAGTGGCCTTCGACGCCGCCTGGGATCCCGTGCTCTGGCTGCTCGATGGTCACGAACTGCGGATGGTGCCCGATTCCGTCCGCCTCGACCCCGAAGCGTGCGCCCGCTACCTGGCCGACGAAGCCATCGACGCCATCGAAACGACGCCGTCCTATGTGCGGCAATTGCTCGCTTCCGGCCTGCTGGCCCGGTCCGGCCGTCATCCCAGACTGCTCGCCCTCGGCGGGGAACCCGTCGACCCGGCGCTGTGGGCGGAACTGTCCGCGGGGACCAGGTTGCTGGCCGTCAACCTGTACGGACCGACGGAAGCCACTGTGGACAGTGTGATGGCGGCTGTTCAAGCCCATCGGGAACCGGTGATCGGAACCCCGGTGGACAACGTGCGCGCCTACGTTCTCGACTCGGCCCTGCGACCCGTGGCACCCGGCGTGCCCGGCGAGTTGTACCTCGCCGGAGCCGGGCTCGCACGCGGCTACCACGAGCGGACCGCGCTCACCGCCGAACGTTTCGTGGCCGACCCCTTCGGCGGTTCCGGCGAGCGGCTGTACCGAACCGGTGACCTGGTGCGCTGGTCCCGTCAGGGTGCGCTGGAGTTCCTCGGCCGCACCGACGACCAGGTCAAGATCCGCGGTTTCCGAATCGAGCCCGGCGAAGTCCAGGCCGCGCTCACCGGATACCCGGACGTCACGCAGGCGGCCGTGGTCGTCCACGGTTGCGGGGACACCACCCGGTTGACCGCCTACGTCGTCTCGGACACCGATCCCGCGAGCTTGCGGTTCCGGCTGGCCGAACGGTTACCGAGCCACCTTGTCCCCCAGACCGTCGTCCCGGTCCCGACGCTGCCGTTGACGCCCAACGGAAAACTCGACAAGGCACAGCTCCCCGAGCCGTCGGCGGTGACCTCCGGCCGCGCACCGGCCACCGACGCCGAGAAACAACTCTGCGCGATCTTCGCCGGCAGCCTGGATGTCATCGAAGTCGGCGTCGACGACGATTTCTTCGACCTCGGCGGACACTCGCTGCTCGCCACCCGCGCGGTCGGCCGGATTCGCGCCGAACTCGGCGTCGAGGTGGCGATCCGAGACCTGTTCGAGGCGAGCACGCCGGCGCGGTTGGCCGATCGGTTGAGCGCGCGGGACGTCGCGCACCGACCCGTTCTCGCCTCCGGGGCACGCGTCGCACGCGAACCGCTTTCCTATGCCCAGCAACGACTTTGGTTCCTCGACCGGCTGAACCCTGGCGCGGCCGACTACCTCATGCCCATCGCCCTGCGGCTCACCGGCACCGTCGACGTCACCGCGCTCCGACTCGCACTGAGCGACGTCGTCACCCGGCACGAAAGCCTGCGGACGATCTTCGGCGAGCACGATGGTGAGCCCTACCAACGCATCCTGCCTCCCGAGGCGGCCGGAATCACCCTGGACACCGAGAACGTCACGGCCGGGTCGCTCGACGACAGGCTCGCCGAAGAAGCTGTCCGAGGATTCGACCTCGCCATCGAAACGTCGCTGCGTGCGACGTTGCTGCGCCAGTCGGCGATCGAGCACGTACTGCTGCTGGTGGTGCACCACATCGCCGGTGACGGCTGGTCCTTCGGGCCGCTGGCTCATGACCTCGCCGTCTCCTACCAGCGAAGGTCTGCGGGCGAAGGCACGGGGCTGCCGCCGCTCGCCGTGCAATACGCCGACTACGCCCGCTGGCAGCGAGCACTGCTCGGTGACGAGAAGCTGGTGTCCGAACAGCTGGCCCACTGGACCACCACACTGAGTGACCTGCCCGCGGAGCTGCCTTTGCCCGCTGACCGGCCGCGTCCCACCGCGCCGACCGGCACCGGCGCGACCGTGCCGGTCCGGCTGCCCCGGCGCGTGCACACCGCGCTCACCGACATCGCGGTACAGCAGAACGCGAGCCTGTTCATGGCCCTGCACGCCGGTTTCGCCGCGACGCTGGCGAAGTTCGGCGCCGGCGACGACATCGTCATCGGAACCCCGGTCGCGGGCCGCACCGAACCCGCTCTCGAAGACTTGATCGGGTTCTTCGTCAACACTCTCGTGCTGCGGACCGACCTCTCCGGCGACCCCACCTTCACCGAGCTGATCCGGCGGGCGCGCGACGCCGATCTGGCCGCCTTCGAGCACCAGGACCTGCCCTTCGACCGCGTCGTGGAGGAACTGGCACCCGAGCGGATCCCTGGCCGGAACCCGCTGTTCCAAGTCCTGTTCACGCTCCAGAACAATCCGGCCCCGGTGGTCGAGTTGGCCGGACTCCGGATCGAGGCGGGGCAGGCGGCGACCACGACGACCGCGAAGTTCGACCTGTCGCTGACCCTCACCGAGCACCACGACACCGACGGCGCCCCGGCGGGGATCAGCGGTGAACTCGAGTTCGGCACCGATCTGTTCGACCGGGCGACCGCCGAACGCCTGACGCGCGGACTGGTGACCTTGCTGGAGAACATGGTGACCCGGCCGGACGCCTCGCTGCGCACCGCACCGGTGCTCGCCGACGACGAGCAAGCCCGGTTGCTCGCCCGATCGGCCGGACACCGGCGTCCGGTACCCGCCGGCACGCTGCCCGAACTGCTCGGGGCCGCCGCCACACGGCATCCGGAGCGGATCGCGGTGGTCGGCACCGACCGGCGACTGACCTTCGCCGACCTCGACGAGCGCGCGACCCGGCTCGCCGGGGTACTGACCGCCCGCGGCGCGGGCCCCGGTCAGGTCGTCGCGGTGGCCCTTCCCCGCTCGGCCGACACCGTCGTGGCGCTGCTGGCCGTGCTGCGCGCCGGCGCCGTCTATCTCCCGATCGACATCGAATACCCGGCCGACCGGATCGCCTACCTGCTCGCGGACGCCCAGCCCGCCCTCCTGATCGGCACCTCCGACACGACGGCCAGGGTTCCCGGTGCCGGGGCCACCGTGCTTCTCGATGACGAGGACATGCTGAACGGCGAGAAGCGGCCGCCGGTCGCGCCGATGCCGGAGGACGCCGCCTACCTGCTCTACACCTCGGGATCCACCGGGCTTCCCAAGGGCGTCGAGGTGGCGCACCGCAGCCTGGTCAACCTGCTGGAGAGCCACCGCACGGGGGTGTTCGGCCCGGCCACCGCCGCGGCGGGCCGCGGCGTCCTGCGAGTGGCACACACCGCCGGGGTGGCCTTCGACGCTTCCTGGGATCCCATCCTCTGGCTCGCCGACGGGCATGAGCTCCACGTGCTCGACGACGACACCCGCCGCGACCCCGAAGCCCTTCTCGGCTATTTCGACCGGGAGCGGATCGACGCGATGGAGACCACGCCGTCCTACGCGCGGCAGTTGCTGGCGATGGGGCTGCTGACCGCGGTACACCGGCCGACCGTGCTGGCCCTCGGTGGTGAGGCCGTCGACGCGGCACTGTGGCGGGACCTCGCCGGCCACCCGGGAGTATTGGCCTTCAACTTCTACGGCCCCACCGAGTCCACTGTGGACTCGGTGGTCACCAGGATCACCGGCAGCCGGGCGCCGGTGATCGGGACCGGCATCGCCAACGTCGGTACCTACGTGCTCGACGCCGCACTCCGGCCGGTTCCGGCCGGAGTCACCGGCGAGCTGTATCTCGACGGCACGGGCCTGGCCCGCGGCTACCGAGGCCGTCCCGCGCTCACCGCGGAACGGTTCGTCGCCAACCCGTTCTCCGGTGACGGCGCCCGGATGTACCGGACGGGTGATCGCGTGCGGTGGACCGCCGACGGCGACCTGGAATTCGCCGGCCGCGCCGACGACCAGGTCAAGATCCGCGGTTTCCGGGTCGAACCCGGCGAGATCGAGGCCTTCCTGACCGGGACCGGCGCGGCATCGGCCGCCGCGGTGATCGTCGACCGGACTCCGGCGGGCGCCGAACGCCTGGTCGGCTATGTGACACCCGGTACCGCCGACGTCGCCGAGTTGCGCCGTCTGGCGGCCGACGCACTGCCCGGCTACATGGTTCCGCAGGTGATCGTCGCGCTGCCCGAGCTTCCGTTGACTCCCAACGGAAAACTCGCCAAAGCGAAGCTTCCCGACCCCGGACTCGGCATCGGCGTCCCCGCGCGGCGCACGAGCACTGGGCTCGAAGCCGAACTGTGCGAGGTGTTCGCCAACGTGCTCGGAGTGGCCGAGGTCGGCCCCGACGACGATTTCTTCGCGCTGGGCGGGCATTCGCTGCTGGTGACCCGGCTGGTCAGCCGGTTGCGGTCGCGGTTCGGCCGGGAGGTGGCCATCCGGACGGTGTTCGAAGCCGCCACTCCCGCCACCCTCGCCTCCCGGATCGGCGACGGCCCCGCTCCTCGCGCCAGGCTTCGGCGCCGGGAACGCCCGGACCGTGTCCCGCTGTCGTTCGCACAGCGGCGAATGTGGTTCCTCGACAGCTTCGAAGGCACCGGCGCCGGCTACCACATCCCCATGGTGCTGCGCTTGCGCGGCACACTCGACCGAGCGGCGCTGGCCGCCGCGCTGCGTGACGTCGTCGAGCGGCACGAGAGCCTGCGGACCGTCTTCCCCGTGGCGGACGGTGTCCCGCACCAGCGGCTCGTGCCGATGGCGGAGATTCCCGCGGATCTGCCCCTGCTTCGGCCCGGGACCACCGGACTCACCGAAACGATCGCCGCATACGCCGCTACGCCGTTCACGCTGGAAACCGACCTGCCGCTCCGCGCGGCGCTGATGCCGGTCGCGGAGGACGAGCACCTGCTCGTGCTCGTCGCGCACCACATCGCCAGCGACGGCTGGTCGACCGCTCCGCTGGCCGCGGATCTGGCCGCCGCCTACACCGCGCGGCTGGACGGTCTCCGCGCGGACCTGTCGCCGTTGCCGGTCCAGTATGCGGATTACGCGTTGTGGCAACAGGAATCGCTCGGGTCCGAGGAGGACACCGAGAGCCCGTTGCGGCGGCAGCTCGCATACTGGCGCGACACGTTGTCCGGGTTGCCCGAAGAACTGACGCTGCCCCACGACCGGCCTCGTCCGGCCGAGTCGAGCTATACCGGCGGCATCGTCCGGCTCGACGTACCCGCCGAGATCCACGCCCGGCTGGCCGACTTCGCCGCCACCGAGGGCGCGAGCCTGTTCATGGTGCTGCACGCGGGCCTGGCGACGCTGCTGTCGAGGCTGGGCGGCGGAACCGATGTCCCGATCGGCACTCCGGTCGCGGGCCGGACGGACGAACAACTGGACGACCTCGTCGGCTTCTTCGTCAACACCCTGGTGTTGCGGACCGACTTGTCCGGCACACCCGGCTTCACCGAGTTGGTGCGCCGGGTCCGCACGGCGGACCTCGCCGTGTTCGACCACCAGGACGTCCCGTTCGAGCGAGTCGTCGAGGAGGTCGCGCCCGCCCGCACCCTCAACCGGCACCCGCTGTTCCAGGTGATGTTCACGCTGCAGAACACCGCGCCGGTGCGGCTCGAACTACCGGGTCTCGAAGTGTCGGTCGCCGAGCACGCCGAAGTCGCGGCGGCGAAGTTCGATCTCTCGTTGTCACTGGCCGAGCGGCGAGACGACGCCGGGAATCCGGCCGGGCTCTCGGGGACGATCGAGTACAGCGCCGATCTGTTCGACCGTGAGACAGCCGTCCGCATCGGCGGGTGGCTGCGGAAACTGCTCGAAGCCGCCCTCGACGATCCGGCCCGGCCGGTCGCCGAACTGGACCTGCTGAGCACGGGCGAGGTCGAAGCCGTCCTTGAAACGTGGAACGACACCCGGCGCGCACTTCCACCGGAGACCATCACCACGGCCTTCGAACGCCGAGCCGGAGAGTCCACCGCGGTGGTCGCGGCCGACGGCACCTTGACGACGTCCGAGCTCAGCGCCGACGCGAACCGGCTCGCGAGGTTACTGCGGCAGCGCGGCATCGGCGCCGGGCACACCGTGGCCGTCGCGGTGCCGCGCTCGGTCGCCACCATGGTCGCGTTGCTGGGGGTCCTCAAGTCCGGCGCCGCGTACCTGCCGATCGACCTGACCTATCCGGCGGACCGGATCGCGTACATGCTCGCCGACTCCGCCCCCACCGTGGTGCTCACCATGTCCGATGTGGACGGTCTGCCGTCCGTCGGCGAACGACTGGTGCTCGACGCGCCCCGGACCCGGGCGGCGCTGACCGGATTCCGGGATGAGGATCTCTCCGACGCCGAACGCCTTCGCCCGCTCTCCGCCCGGCAACCGGCCTACGTCATCTACACTTCGGGCTCGACCGGACGGCCGAAGGGCGTCGTCGTCGAACACCGGTCGCTGACCAACCTTCTGCGCCACCACGAAGAGATGGTTTTCGCCCCCGCCGCGAACCGACTCGGGGACCGGCGATTGCGGGTCGCGCTGACCGCGGCGGTCGCCTTCGACGCGTCCTGGGATCCGGTGCTGTGGATGATCGCCGGCCATGAACTCCACATCGTCGACGACGACATCCGCCGTGACGCCGGGGCCCTTGTCGAGTACCTGCGTGACGAGCGGATCGACGCCATCGAGACGACACCGTCCTACCTCCGGCAACTGATGGCCGCCGGGCTGTTCGAAGGCGGTCACCGGCCGGCGGTGGTGGCCCTCGGTGGGGAAGCGGTCGACGACGGGCTGTGGACCCGGCTACGCGCCGAACCCGGTCTGACCGCCTACAACTTCTACGGTCCCACCGAGTCCACTGTGGATTCCATCGTCGCGGCGATGGGCGAGCGGGACCGGCCGGGGATCGGCAAGCCGGTGCACAACACCCGCGCCTACGTCCTCGACACCCGGCTCCGGCCGGTACCCGCCGGGGTGCCGGGCGAACTGTACCTCTCCGGAACCGGTGTCGCCCGCGGTTACCTGAACCAGACCCGGCTGACCGCGGAACGGTTCGTCGCCGACCCCTACGGCGGCACCGGTGCCCGGATGTACCGCACCGGCGACCTCGCTCGCTGGAGCGACGACGCGACCCTGGAATTCCTGGGCCGCGCCGACGACCAGGTCAAACTCCGCGGGTTCCGGATCGAGCCGGGCGAGATCGCCGCGCTGCTGGAAGCGGATCCGGCGGTCGCCGAGGCGGCCGTCGTGCTCAAGGGCGCCGAACCGGCGACCCGGCGACTGGTCGCCTACATCGTTCCGGCCGCCACGGTGCCGAGCCCGGACCGGCTGCGTGACCGCCTGGCCGGACAGGTACCGGAGTACATGGTGCCCTCGGCGTTCGTCCGGATCGACCGGCTCCCGCTCACCTCGAACGGGAAGCTGGATCAGCGGGCCCTGCCCGAGCCGGTGGACCCCGGCACCGGCTCACGCGGGCCGCGGTCACCCCGTGAAGACTTGCTCTGCAAGCTCTTCGCGGAGGCTCTCGGCCTGCCGCGGGTCGGCATCGACGACGGCTTCTTCGAACTCGGCGGACACTCGCTGCTGGCCAGCGGGCTGATCACCCGCGTCCGCGCGGCCTTCGGGGTCGACCTGCCGATCCGGCGGCTGTTCGAACATCCGACCGTGGCCGGTCTCGCGGCTCGGCTGGACGCGGGCGCCGACGGCGGTGACCTCGACGTCCTGCTGCCGTTGCGTACCACCGGAAACCGTCCGCCGTTGTTCTGCGTGCACCCGGCCAGTGGACTGTCCTGGAGCTACTCAGGGCTGCTCAACCACCTCGACCCCGAACAGCCGTTGTACGGGCTGCAATCCCGCAAGCTCACCGATCCCGGGTACGCCCCGGCGAGCATCTCCGAGATCGCGGCCGGCTACGTCGAGCACATCCGCTCGATCCAGCCCCACGGGCCGTATCACGTCCTCGGCTGGTCCTTCGGCGGCAATCTCGCCCACGAAGTCGTCGCGCAGTTGGAGGCCGCCGGTGAGGAAATCGGACTGCTGACCGTGCTGGACGCCTACCCACAGGCGCCGCAAGACGGCCTGGACACGGCGGACGAAGCGGAGATGTTCGCGGCGCTCTTGCACAACCAAGGTCATCCGGTGCCCGCCGGGGTGCGGCTCGACCGGGCGAGCGTGCTCGAACACTACCGTCAGATCGGCAACCCGCTGGGCAGCCTGACCGAAGACGCCCTCGGCGGCATGATCGGCGCCTTCGTCAGCCAAGCCCGGCTGATGGGCGATTTCGTGCCGCACCCGGTGGACGCGGACGTGCTGTTCTTCACCGCCACCCGCGATCGTGACCCGCACGGCCCGGTCCTCGCGGACTGGATGCCTTATCTCAGCGGCGACGTCGAGAACCACGACGTCGACGTCGTCCACGCCCAGCTCACCCAGCCGGAGGCACTGGCCCGGATCGGGCCGATCCTCGCCGAGCGCCTCGCCGACCGGCAACCCCGCCCCGACCAGCCACGAGCCAAGACAGGGAAATGA